gaagaatcaccatttttgtattaggttttaacaatttgtatgagtTATACGATAGTAAAGCAATCCATTTTCGCGAATGTCAGACTatcaactgaaacaaaaaaatcggtTTAACAGCagtatacttttaaaaccgcaaaattgATAACCCTTTCTTTAAGAACTTGAAATCGATTGTGAAGAATTGGCATGTACCTTATCTTCCATgtggtaaaaaagaaaaaagtctgaagATTTCAAATCTCAAGTTATGGGTACCCAATTTTGATTGCTtctttgagaaatattcaagaaaatgaaacttttttttgacatttagcgccatcttgttgaaaaaaGATCAATATCATAAAATGTCAGCCGTACAAAATACTTTCACCGTAACAGCAGCTAAGCCAAAAACCAATACCAATAGTAGtgagtttcaaaatttaatgagttgTTCACGAATGCGTTGTAAAAGCGTAGATTTTACTTATCAAATGTAAAAAGATGACAGCAGCAAAACTGACAGCTGCCAAAATAGTACAGTATTCGAAATGATACCTTTTACGGAAAAACTCTTTGTTATTTTGCTAACACTTAAACTTATGGCATCCTAATACCTTTTTCACATCGTGACAATTTCATACATTGTCACATGTACACGAGTCGATTAAGggctttaactttttttttttaatttgcatttgaaATCCAACAAAATACGAAGCTGGCAGTGCTTTTATAATAGACACACATCGCCATCTATACTTAAATATGTGGCTCTACCTAAACTTGGTTTGACAACCACTCCTCACATCCGTTTCCTTTTTTCAatcattcaaattcaaaatttaaaaaagaacacatttCTAACGgctaattaaatatttaaatatgaaattcaaattATGCATACAAATGTtctaaataaatcaaatcaacaaATCATTCTTCCAATTCTAAATGTTTCTCATACAAATTGGCCccatttaagttatttttcataaaatcgcAACTTTGATTAAGTTCAGTGGTCTTGATGTCttgcaattttaagttttgtttgccCACATATCCAGAAAAGCTGGAAAAACTTGCTTGAGTTTGAGGAGGAGCTTGATTTGTTTGAATCTGTTGCTGCAGCATTTGAGCATAAACAAGTCGTTCTTGAATGCCTGCTCCTCCTCCTGCAACTCCAGACAAAAATTGATGCTGTTGAACTATGGACGTATTAATTTGCGTTTCCCTCACAAACATATTCAAATATTGTGTCATCAGGAAGGGATTTGTATACATCAGTGGTTGCATCATATTTGGTGTTTGATAGAATGGATAACTCGCCCAATAGTTTGCAGGATTTAACATCACAGGTAGCTGAGCTGGGGCACTAGGAGTTCCCAAATTTGGATACTTATTATTTGGTTGTTGTCCAAATCCTTGATTTTGATAGGATTTTGCAAATCCGCTCTGAAGTTGCGTTGAATTATCGCCATCTAAGCAGCTAATCATTTCCATTGGTCTTGGGAATTTTATATCAATGGGAAAGTCCAAAAACTCCTTCCCATATAGGGCGTAGTTTTCTGCAGCTTCAAAATACTCCGGCGAACCATGCGGTGGATGGCCCATAGTCGAACAGAACATCAATCTATTTACCTCATGCATATACGGATCCTTGTGGCGACAAGCTTTTTCATACTTATTATTCTCTTTCATGCTCGAATTTCTCGGAAATGGATTCTGATCTTCTCGTTGGTTCGGAAAACTTGAATTGAAGTTAGTCAATGGCTGCGGAGGGACAGCAGGCGCTGGGAACATCCCAACAATGGTTTTAATTCCCGTACAGAGCGGATTCTTTGACTCACCGATATCTTCATGTTTGAATATTTCAATTGGTTCTTAACAGAAAATCGTACATTTGAGAAGGGGCTTTATAAATGTTTGAGAAAATTGGACATACCTTCAAGAAATGACATCATACGGTCAACAAGTTGTTCGGTGTTCTTGTTATGCAAATTGGATTCATCTAATTCCATGCTTGACAAAAGATCGattctctttgtttttatttttattttttgaattttgaaaacttttcgaAACTGGCCTACCCCAAATTTAGTTTGGAAAAGTTATTATGACAGATATTTAACTTGATGAGTTTGGGTAGATTCTGATTGTTATTTTGGTTTCCTTTGTCTCGAGAGTCAGAAGGAAGTAATTTTGAACAACCATCAGCTACTTTAtgcactttttcaattttcgtgGAGGTTCTGCAAGAGATTGTGCATCGGGAGCGTCAATAAAATACCgagtttcaaaaaatacatttatttaagggTTAAAGTGTTACACAATATATAAAGCACTGGGACATGCACCTTGTGCAGTCCAAAAAGGAACAAACTTggtcccaaaaataaaaaacaaatggcaaacttttcttcttaattaattttcttattcaTTCTTCACAAAGAGCATAGCAAAATCCAGCTCCAGTTCCTGCCACCTTGCATGCAGACTTCAGAGGCACAAGAGTTGGAGTGAACCTGCGAAAAAGTGACACACAAATTATATTACAAGTCCAAAAGTCCCCAAATCCGAATCAAAACTCACAAATTGTCTGAGGAACCATTTCCACAATTGCCATGTTCATTCCAGCCCCAGGTGTATACCTTTCCATCGGTGGAACACACCAAACCATGCTCGGATCCTAAATGCAACTTCTTCGGAACAACTCCGTCGGGGAGGTTTAGCTCCACGGGCGTGCGGATAGTATCACACGCTGCTTTCCCCAGTTGCCCATAGCAATTCCTTCCCCAGAGGAATATTTTATTGCTCTTCGTCAACACTCCGTTATGTGTCCATCCGGCAACCAATTGTTTGACATCCTCCTCGAACTCAAAGCAATTAGCTTGACCGAATTTATTGTCTCCCAATGCCAGTACACGTCTCCGGTTCTCGGCGAGGATTAACAAATGGTTCTGGCCACCAGCGATAGCGTCGATTTTATAGTCACACTGAAACCGGAGAATGTCCTCCATTTTATTGAACGCCACTTGGGTCATTTTCAATGCCGGATGGATGTCGTTTGCACGCAAACGACCGAGCACGTAGATGTGATTGTCCTGGGTGAGGACACTACAGTGCCTCAGACCGAACGTCACCTGGCGAGGCACCTCATTTCGAGGCAATTGCAGCGCCAATGGCCGACGAACGGCATTGAATCCACGTTGGCATACACCCAACTGTTGGAAGGCATTAGAACCCCAAACATACAAACACCCATCGGAAGTTATTGCCCCAGATAGATCCCAACCACAGGCGAAAGACTCAATTGTGCAATCCTTGAAGAACTGACTCGGTATTGCAGTGAAATGGCTTTGGTTGTCGTCAGAGAGGTCGATGCCCAGTTGGCCACGATTATTCCATCCGCAAGCGTGTAGTCGACCATATTGATCTAGGACAAGGACATGTCCACCGCCCCCTCGAATAGCCCGTACGGCATTGATATTGAACGACAACCTTGACAATGGTTGTGGTGTGCTGCATAATTCGCTTTCAATGCCAAGGCCAAGTTGTCCGTGGGAATTGGCTCCCTAAGAATGCAAAGAAATACACGCGCATTAGAACCGAACAGTGTCGTGCCGACCAACGCGACGCGACCATAGACCAGAGAACTCACCCAAGAATAAGCAGTCATGTGGACGAAGAATCAACCACTAGTTGAATGTTGAACGTTGAGAAGTTATTTAAAAGTTCAGTGTTAACATTTCACTTAGTTGCAGGAGTTAAATGGAACCGTCACCTTTGTGGACACAACACAAACTGTTTGTTTAAGGAAAGGATTTTACAGAATTTCATCAAGAATTTGCAGTTCCGCTTTTGTTGGTTATTCATTGTACGTACGATGTTATGTCAACATaaacacaacacaaaattaATCAGGTGGATTTTTTGACGTTTGCGTCGTGTGGTTTTATGACGTTTCTCAGTTTCAGTGGTGCCAGtctgctttttttattttaccataaAAAGGTGAATAATATAATTGAGAGGTGAATAAcgtaaattgaattaaaattcattaagtttgatttttcattCTGGGGTTAAATGGAATgggaaatattaattgaaatctgTCCTTTAtatatgaaattattattataattttcatataacTATATAAACTCAAAGCTTCTTGTTCTTTTGTAGACTGAGTAAAAATATGCTGAAAAAatttttgaacttgttttttgtcaaaactttttaataatagaTGTCTTTAGTTTTAGTCCAAAAATTGAAAGATTATTAAGAGTAGaaaccataaataaaatattattttcatactTAACTTGCAAGAGGGCAAGGATAGCGAACTACTTTTCAGGAGGCTTTTGTACGAGAATGAGCATCGAGTAGGAGTCcatattaattttgatattttcgcCGTTTTGTAAGTCCGTATAAATTCCCTcgataaattctatttttcagGTGTTAAATCAATTGTGCATAATTTCTTTAACGTCAAAGTCTATAAGTGTTAAATCACTAGATCTCGGTGGCCAATTGTTATAGCCTTATTTGTCTTTacgtcaaaagatgacagctatAAAGTAACAGTTGCTCAGAGAGaggaattgtttaaaaatgaaattgaaaaagtgcatacacatttattttatttttaaattatttgcttaCGTCACAGGGAATTTCatgaaatgtcctttttttacaTTACACACAAATTTACATGATAAAAGTTTCGGTACCGGCTTTTTCTGTGTCGTAACAACCAcacaaatggtagacatgtgcattcaagcgaacacaagcgtccacaggtttttctcaaaacccacctctgtctatcaactcctactctcacctcctcgcggtgaacatcgggtgcctagcacctcaactggagattgggttccaaccccagtggaaagttgttgggggcagcaaacgagagagagggggagaggtgtttccgctaaggcacctctccttatccaggcggcagcggacgaatcctcgagatggaatcaacggtggcgtctacagttccagtaaggttgaactacttagtgaacaccttatagagcttcttcgacatattcggagcccaggcctgtaaggagcggtttatccggctccccttccttggagttataataTCTGGATCTgtccctccaggttgggggttgttctgtcggggtgacttcctggccacgtaaaagatacctttagttgcgaagcaccaacaaccctcggatacggacggattcactgttgacaacccacgcaaactaaataaggacaacgaacttcggatctgtacgtggaatgtaaggtcccttaacagaccatgtgcagccgaacaattagcggaagctctaaactgctgcaaggcagatattaccgccatcctagaagtgcgatgggatggaccggccaaatgcaaactaaaagactgcgatatatactacggcgactgctatcgATAACacagacagcgtctatttgggtgtggatttgttgttggaactagactcaggcaaaaggtcttgagtttcaacattgtgagctaaattcgccaacataagccttatatgcgcgcatgccaAAACAGAGGAGAAATATGACggcaccaaagacatattctacGAGCtattggacaagacatatgagcagtgccctggctatgacatcaaaattgtcttaggagattttaatccCAAgcacgcacgacacttctccagtatacaggatatccaaaCTTTCAatagccaaggtacgtctacggattttccgatccaagccaaaacaagaaaatacttTAAGAAGATGCAACGTTAGACGACTAAAATCACAAGagattgccatgtcctttttcAATCGCGTCTCTAGTAACCTGCCCGCttaaagcattgaaaaccagtggcaacattgcattGCAGCCATCAGGGATTCCGCTTCTGAAGTGcaaggtttcacacggccacaacagcaaaacccctggtttgacgacgaatgccggcaagagcATGCCaaagctgctcgcgagctctagaagcagaagaggagagacgaactccggcttcttagatggcaCAAAAGAGAGCACgaaagcgcgcgatcgaggaaatagagggatgtcacaacaggaatgtggtgcgtaaattttaccaaaaggtaaaaaaacctcccaagggtaccagccacgaactgaagcctgtaaagactATGAGGGGAACCTCGTAGttgaaccgcagtctatgttgagaatctggaaggaccacttctttaaattataaaacgtCTATGACGAACCGAATCCCGCTGTTaggaagatagaaccactcaaccaaaGCGACGAATTGAAGATAGGTATAtcttaactgaagtcaaacaaagctgctggagctgacggctcGCTACTgagctatttaaagcagcaggcgatgacttggtacggagcatgcaccaactcatctgcaaaatatggtcggaagaaagcatgcccgatgagtgcaATCACAGCATACTgtgcccaatacataagaaaggagaccctctaaactgcaccaattacagaggcatcagtctccttaacattgcgtataagatcctctctgccgtattatatgaacgtatgaagccgttcgtcaacaacctgataggtcctcatcagtgtggcttcagaccaggaaagtccactagcgaccaaatattcacactacggcagatcttggaaaaaccccaggatacccaccatctctttatcgattttaaagacgCGAATGACAGCATCtgtagggaagagctctacagagcagtgtctagttttgacatcactgtcaaacttatccgtttgtgcagaatgacgatggagcatgcacgctgctctatcaaggtcggaaaagatcttaccgatgcatttgatgtcaaaaaaagttttagacaaggcgatgcactgtcatgctacttcttcaacatcgttctggaaagaatcgtgcaaaactcaaccgtcaacactagaggtacaatcttccaaaggtccatcatATTATATAAAAGCGTGTTGTCAGcagagcgtttttgagcattgtgacggaatcaaagaagatgggtttagtggtcaatgagggcaagaccaagtatatgctgtcatcaaaaaaggacactgaacgacgacctCTTGGACGAAACTTCACcatggatagctataactttgaggtagttaaggactttgtctacctaggcaccgctattaatacagacaacgacaccagcgctgaaataaaacgaagaataactcttgcaaatcgctgcttctttggacttagaaggcaattgagaagtaaagtcctctctcgagcatgtaaaatcaccatctttaagacactcatcatcccggttctcatttatggcgctgaggcctggaccctgtcaaagaaagatgagagcgtcttaggatgcttcgagagaaaaatagttcgggtgatttttggtcccgtacgcatagatggagaatggaggagaagatataacgacgaactgacctagttagtagaattaaagtacaacggcttagatggctaggtcatgtagtgcggatggacatcaacggtccagcccggaaggtcttcaaatccaatcccgagggacggcgcggcgcagtagaggaagaccgcgactcaagtGGCGCTGAGGTGgctagagacgcatgttggttgaggcccaggtccgacccggattgtagcgccaccttaagtaagtttcgTTAATCATCGAGAACAACCTAGCAGTTTCTCGAACGGATTTGAGGTATATAAATAGGCACTCGGAAGCGAAGTGGGATTATTATTGGCTGTGAACTGTGAtaaagtaataattgaaagtaaagactgtgttcgaaaaaaatgagtttttgggCAGTTTCAGTTTTTGACATAATGTGTCTAATAGCCTAAAATCAGCTGACCCTTTTATACAGGACAAAATTGGTCCAGTGAAACCAGAGGCTAGAGAACGATAACATATTTCTATCCGTTGAATATatttatcattatttaaaattttgacataagacgttttttttctgttcagaGTTGTGGAATCTGCGTCGTTTACACATGTTAAACGCTTTGAAGTGACATTTGTgatttaatttatgatttttttaaattatgacacTAAGAAAAATTGGATTTAATCTCCTAGCCCTCCGTTTAAGTTGTTTCAATGTCAATAATTTGGAAACCAATCTCtaaacgaaaaaacaaacacaacttTAAAGCTATGAActcattgaacaaaaaaaagaagcacaATATTGAGTTTGAAAGTTTAAACTCTTATCAGAAGTAAGAAAACCATTGGATAAAGGTCTGCAGTAAAATGTGAAGTCCCGTTTAGGGTAGCCTTTTTGTTACA
This window of the Eupeodes corollae chromosome 3, idEupCoro1.1, whole genome shotgun sequence genome carries:
- the LOC129951922 gene encoding uncharacterized protein LOC129951922, which produces MELDESNLHNKNTEQLVDRMMSFLEEPIEIFKHEDIGESKNPLCTGIKTIVGMFPAPAVPPQPLTNFNSSFPNQREDQNPFPRNSSMKENNKYEKACRHKDPYMHEVNRLMFCSTMGHPPHGSPEYFEAAENYALYGKEFLDFPIDIKFPRPMEMISCLDGDNSTQLQSGFAKSYQNQGFGQQPNNKYPNLGTPSAPAQLPVMLNPANYWASYPFYQTPNMMQPLMYTNPFLMTQYLNMFVRETQINTSIVQQHQFLSGVAGGGAGIQERLVYAQMLQQQIQTNQAPPQTQASFSSFSGYVGKQNLKLQDIKTTELNQSCDFMKNNLNGANLYEKHLELEE
- the LOC129949705 gene encoding secretion-regulating guanine nucleotide exchange factor — its product is MTAYSWGANSHGQLGLGIESELCSTPQPLSRLSFNINAVRAIRGGGGHVLVLDQYGRLHACGWNNRGQLGIDLSDDNQSHFTAIPSQFFKDCTIESFACGWDLSGAITSDGCLYVWGSNAFQQLGVCQRGFNAVRRPLALQLPRNEVPRQVTFGLRHCSVLTQDNHIYVLGRLRANDIHPALKMTQVAFNKMEDILRFQCDYKIDAIAGGQNHLLILAENRRRVLALGDNKFGQANCFEFEEDVKQLVAGWTHNGVLTKSNKIFLWGRNCYGQLGKAACDTIRTPVELNLPDGVVPKKLHLGSEHGLVCSTDGKVYTWGWNEHGNCGNGSSDNLFTPTLVPLKSACKVAGTGAGFCYALCEE